Proteins encoded in a region of the Qingrenia yutianensis genome:
- a CDS encoding S-layer homology domain-containing protein, which produces MKSKVVAVYFLSIFLLCSVLTAVNADNGYTIKDYIANYYSEIYREDTEVAFDKITIQDTNRKNELWVLTGNLSEYNIFNNKIEKVENPYVIQTAERYYITLQSTAGNYLYLCITKNGEMFFGRYADYNKPNYCEYIVAESAAVSNELSQICQTGINGYINQNAAEGIPKCSEWALGYVTKAAEKSFIPTILLELNFSESAKRIDFCRMAYRMLNEKEQINVIERTHPFTDVDKDERELAYLYENGIIKGKSATEFYPNDSISREEAATILDRLFKFIYKTDADNSDKEKLYADDNTISDWAKNSVYSMKTHKIMIGVDNDSFSPKTPFSLEQTVVTLVRIYEYK; this is translated from the coding sequence ATGAAATCAAAAGTTGTGGCGGTTTATTTTCTTTCAATATTTTTGCTTTGTTCTGTGTTGACCGCTGTAAATGCAGACAACGGATATACCATAAAAGATTATATTGCAAATTATTATTCGGAAATTTATCGGGAAGATACAGAGGTTGCGTTTGATAAAATAACAATTCAGGACACGAACAGAAAAAACGAATTATGGGTATTGACCGGGAATTTATCGGAATATAATATATTTAATAACAAAATTGAGAAAGTAGAAAATCCTTATGTTATACAGACGGCGGAAAGATATTATATTACATTGCAAAGCACAGCAGGCAACTATCTGTATCTTTGCATAACCAAAAACGGCGAAATGTTTTTCGGTCGGTATGCCGATTATAACAAGCCTAATTATTGCGAATATATAGTTGCGGAATCCGCCGCCGTATCAAATGAACTATCTCAAATATGTCAAACCGGCATAAACGGCTATATAAATCAAAATGCAGCTGAGGGTATTCCCAAATGTTCGGAATGGGCGCTGGGCTATGTGACAAAAGCTGCGGAAAAATCTTTTATTCCGACTATTTTGCTGGAATTAAATTTTTCCGAAAGCGCTAAAAGAATAGACTTCTGCCGTATGGCTTACAGAATGTTGAATGAAAAAGAGCAGATAAATGTAATCGAACGCACTCACCCGTTTACCGATGTTGACAAAGACGAGAGAGAATTGGCATATTTATATGAAAACGGTATTATAAAAGGGAAATCGGCAACGGAATTTTATCCGAACGATTCTATTTCACGGGAAGAAGCTGCAACTATCCTCGATAGGCTGTTTAAGTTCATTTATAAAACGGATGCAGACAACTCCGATAAAGAAAAATTGTACGCTGATGATAATACAATCAGTGATTGGGCTAAAAACAGCGTATATTCAATGAAAACACATAAAATAATGATTGGCGTAGACAACGATTCATTTTCGCCGAAAACACCTTTTTCGCTGGAACAAACCGTTGTTACATTGGTAAGAATTTACGAATATAAGTAA
- a CDS encoding S-layer homology domain-containing protein, whose translation MEKLLCFLMITAMILTTTLCAVNADNGMSEWAAAEIEEAVELGIVAEDLQKDYQKNITREEFAVTAMMFVAYQNNMDFGDMQYLYINGGSLSKVSEDEITMFDDLADSEYGNYIITAAAMGIVKGKGNNLFDPFSPITREEAAVMLSRVYTMYASDKPAPESEVADIADSDSVSDWARDSVKKVYALNIMQGMPNGTFAPKNPYTREQCYATFVRLCKKAGIKSRYHGDNLCFWSYDELLARVKGQVNYDDIYHCENDFCSVEVGFASAFFSGRSGFWIVYKNGGRKDLMGQFGKISPYKFNKESFKFSDDGKSLYCSWSNMTDGIEEKREYRIDLEKATLKKINR comes from the coding sequence TTGGAGAAATTACTTTGCTTTTTAATGATTACCGCTATGATTTTGACGACAACGCTTTGTGCTGTAAACGCAGACAACGGCATGTCGGAATGGGCGGCAGCCGAAATCGAAGAAGCCGTCGAGCTTGGGATCGTTGCGGAAGATTTGCAAAAGGATTATCAGAAAAACATCACAAGAGAAGAATTTGCCGTAACTGCCATGATGTTTGTCGCTTATCAAAACAATATGGATTTTGGCGATATGCAGTATTTATATATAAACGGCGGGAGCTTGTCGAAAGTGTCGGAGGACGAGATCACTATGTTTGACGATCTTGCCGACTCCGAATATGGAAATTACATTATAACGGCGGCGGCAATGGGGATTGTAAAGGGAAAGGGAAATAATCTTTTCGATCCGTTTTCTCCGATCACAAGAGAAGAAGCCGCCGTGATGCTGAGCAGGGTTTACACCATGTACGCAAGCGACAAACCCGCACCCGAAAGCGAGGTTGCAGACATAGCGGATTCGGACAGCGTTTCCGATTGGGCAAGGGATTCCGTGAAAAAGGTTTATGCACTGAATATTATGCAGGGTATGCCCAACGGCACTTTTGCCCCGAAAAATCCCTACACCCGCGAGCAATGCTATGCAACGTTTGTAAGACTGTGCAAAAAAGCCGGTATAAAAAGCCGCTATCACGGAGACAATCTTTGCTTTTGGTCGTATGATGAATTGCTCGCGAGGGTCAAAGGACAGGTAAATTATGATGACATATACCATTGCGAAAACGATTTTTGTTCGGTCGAAGTCGGATTTGCGTCGGCTTTTTTCTCGGGCAGAAGCGGCTTTTGGATCGTTTATAAAAACGGCGGAAGAAAAGATTTAATGGGACAGTTCGGAAAAATCAGTCCCTACAAATTCAATAAAGAGTCTTTCAAATTCAGCGATGACGGAAAATCCTTGTATTGCTCGTGGAGCAATATGACCGATGGCATTGAGGAAAAGCGAGAATATCGGATCGACTTGGAAAAAGCAACGCTTAAAAAAATCAACCGATAA
- a CDS encoding M56 family metallopeptidase, protein MIGELFKALLITSLAGSALAAVISIFRPITKKLFGYSWHYYIWLCVLFVMLMPVRFNVNTMPAPNITTQTIQTQQEAVSEQPETTENVVQTAPTQKPQLLQRATVIWDRIIYNRMNILAYLWLTGTIALMLLNVVRYVRLNIKIRKTGEVIYCPETREYTDRRINVRVWENVASPFITGIFRPTLILPKTELSGEQLHNILRHEITHFKRHDILYKWFAELVKCIHWFNPISWYVSKQIASECEISCDMAVTKNMTGSEEMSYINTILSLLPTGKSKQLPLTTQMASSKKFLKRRFAMIKNKKTTSRFMSVISAVIAAIMLSTTVFASGVLSDLTTDDYTIEILNNGEKIELKNKPFIENGEVYVPLRETLEKLGFDKSNSNIVWKDGKVGLSLVQTNGNAGAYCIKIGHHGVWCSQESTVLDDTALDYIIDNSRGYIDGPNSVPHILKNSFTYISIEYFDYIVYRFLNVRDENNELYKITYNTYDKSGNIIDYSGFYHIVMGEYTIKIPESWEGKYYIHSGNNAVNFVQKATYDKYGEGSGTLFKIEKTRADNADEILNMLGGSRLLYKDDLYAYIFEVPTDVQYPTWEGRDENDIEIAAEYEKMFKDVAQIAGSFRDESNAEHLSYEEMKKLQAEVDIGHFPWRLDPNAVILEFMDKQGLSGGKITALAGAETVSATYVCNNIEYEIELYRPIYKWEQGILVVKNFLKK, encoded by the coding sequence TTGATTGGTGAATTATTTAAAGCTCTTTTAATCACATCACTTGCCGGCTCTGCCCTTGCAGCTGTTATCAGCATTTTCCGACCGATAACGAAAAAGCTTTTCGGATATTCGTGGCATTATTACATATGGCTGTGCGTACTTTTTGTAATGCTTATGCCGGTGCGGTTTAATGTAAATACAATGCCTGCGCCGAACATTACAACACAAACGATACAGACACAACAAGAGGCTGTCAGTGAACAACCCGAAACAACCGAAAATGTTGTGCAGACAGCCCCTACTCAAAAGCCGCAGCTTTTACAAAGAGCAACAGTTATATGGGATAGGATAATTTATAACCGAATGAATATTTTAGCGTATTTATGGCTTACCGGCACTATAGCTTTAATGCTCTTAAATGTTGTACGCTATGTAAGGCTGAATATTAAGATACGCAAAACCGGCGAGGTTATATACTGCCCCGAAACAAGGGAGTACACCGACAGAAGAATCAATGTTCGGGTATGGGAAAATGTTGCGTCACCGTTTATAACAGGTATTTTCAGACCAACGCTGATTTTACCGAAAACGGAGTTATCAGGCGAACAGTTACACAACATACTCCGTCACGAAATAACGCATTTTAAGCGGCACGATATTTTATATAAATGGTTTGCAGAGCTTGTAAAATGTATTCATTGGTTTAACCCTATCTCGTGGTATGTTTCAAAGCAAATCGCATCCGAGTGTGAAATATCCTGCGATATGGCGGTTACAAAAAATATGACGGGCAGCGAGGAAATGAGCTATATAAACACAATTCTTTCCCTGCTTCCGACAGGAAAATCCAAACAGCTTCCGCTTACCACACAAATGGCAAGCAGTAAAAAATTTTTGAAAAGGAGATTTGCTATGATTAAAAATAAGAAAACAACAAGCAGATTTATGTCGGTCATATCCGCTGTTATTGCCGCCATTATGCTTTCAACAACGGTATTTGCAAGCGGCGTATTATCGGATTTGACGACTGATGATTACACGATTGAAATTTTGAATAACGGCGAAAAAATTGAACTTAAGAACAAACCCTTTATCGAAAACGGCGAGGTATATGTTCCGCTTAGAGAAACGCTTGAAAAGCTTGGTTTTGACAAAAGCAACAGTAATATTGTCTGGAAAGATGGGAAAGTAGGTCTTTCACTTGTCCAAACAAACGGAAACGCAGGAGCGTATTGCATCAAAATAGGTCATCATGGAGTTTGGTGCTCACAGGAATCAACCGTATTAGATGACACTGCATTAGATTATATCATAGATAATTCTCGTGGTTATATTGATGGGCCAAACAGCGTTCCGCATATTTTGAAAAATTCATTTACATATATTTCGATTGAATATTTCGATTACATCGTATATCGTTTTTTAAATGTCCGTGATGAAAATAATGAACTTTATAAAATCACGTATAATACATATGACAAAAGCGGAAATATAATTGATTACAGCGGTTTTTATCATATCGTTATGGGAGAGTATACGATTAAAATTCCTGAAAGCTGGGAAGGAAAATACTACATTCATTCCGGAAATAACGCCGTGAACTTTGTGCAAAAAGCAACATACGATAAATACGGAGAAGGCAGCGGCACGCTGTTCAAAATTGAAAAAACACGTGCGGACAATGCAGATGAAATATTAAATATGCTGGGCGGAAGCCGACTGCTTTACAAAGATGATCTGTATGCGTATATTTTTGAAGTTCCGACCGATGTTCAATATCCGACATGGGAAGGCAGAGATGAAAACGATATTGAAATTGCAGCTGAATATGAAAAAATGTTCAAAGATGTTGCACAGATTGCCGGCAGCTTTCGTGATGAATCAAACGCAGAGCATCTTTCTTATGAAGAAATGAAGAAGCTTCAAGCGGAAGTTGATATCGGACATTTTCCATGGCGGCTTGACCCTAATGCTGTCATTTTAGAATTTATGGACAAACAAGGTCTTTCGGGCGGAAAGATAACAGCTCTTGCCGGCGCTGAAACAGTTTCAGCCACTTATGTATGCAATAACATTGAATACGAGATTGAGTTATACAGACCGATATACAAATGGGAACAGGGAATTTTGGTTGTAAAAAATTTTTTAAAGAAATAA
- a CDS encoding BlaI/MecI/CopY family transcriptional regulator, giving the protein MKHINIGEAELEIMKVVWKADEPIGSTAIGKSVEEKGWKRTTIATFLARLVEKGALSAERRGKAWYYTPILTAKEYKKSQVRNLIKNLFDGSAENLVAALFEEEQFSEKDIQELKAIFEKKEGLT; this is encoded by the coding sequence ATGAAACATATAAACATAGGTGAAGCAGAGCTTGAAATTATGAAGGTTGTATGGAAAGCAGATGAGCCGATAGGTTCAACGGCAATCGGAAAATCCGTTGAAGAAAAGGGCTGGAAGCGCACAACAATCGCTACATTTCTTGCAAGGCTTGTTGAAAAAGGCGCATTGTCTGCCGAAAGACGGGGTAAGGCGTGGTATTACACGCCGATTTTAACGGCAAAGGAATATAAAAAATCGCAGGTAAGAAATCTTATTAAAAATCTGTTTGACGGCTCAGCCGAAAATTTGGTTGCCGCACTTTTTGAGGAGGAGCAGTTTTCGGAAAAGGATATACAAGAGCTGAAAGCGATTTTTGAGAAAAAGGAGGGGTTAACTTGA
- a CDS encoding S-layer homology domain-containing protein, with protein sequence MKKLLSIILTITIICSAAIAAFAEQAYSDEKCSEWAYYYIKDAESPLYNIMPQEMYGGDFTASVTRQEFCELIYNTVGYMNGVTNVSDEIGKSTPIYPKFSGKTSPFEDTNSEYILALYESGIIKGKTEKTFCPSDYLTREETALIISRAAQYCNLKKLPYKLPFNDTYSLTDESSDAIKSVCGMGIMNGTGENHFSPSETLSKEQAAAIAMRLINCIAHHSEINTELSCYFNLMQMWIEDKDGNVIFILPMYWATYDYRIDYGYSGWDFFEHNKKTVIAVFGSDAPQTEAHTEFYELPSGNKILELPRKAGYFLGITEDGKYIITYDITKPAEFGSWGETVYGVYDFNGAEILPPIYSRDELHKAGYIDYDNK encoded by the coding sequence ATGAAAAAACTGTTATCAATTATTTTAACAATTACAATTATTTGCTCTGCGGCAATAGCTGCATTTGCAGAGCAAGCATACTCTGATGAAAAATGTTCCGAATGGGCATATTACTACATTAAAGACGCAGAATCCCCTCTGTATAACATAATGCCGCAGGAAATGTACGGCGGCGATTTTACAGCGTCTGTTACACGGCAAGAATTTTGTGAGCTTATATACAATACGGTCGGTTATATGAACGGTGTTACAAATGTTTCGGATGAAATCGGAAAATCAACGCCGATTTACCCCAAATTTTCGGGAAAGACATCACCGTTTGAAGATACAAACAGCGAGTATATTTTAGCTCTGTATGAAAGCGGAATAATTAAGGGCAAAACCGAAAAAACCTTTTGCCCGTCGGATTATCTGACAAGAGAGGAAACAGCTCTCATTATAAGCCGCGCTGCCCAATATTGCAATTTGAAAAAGCTGCCGTATAAATTGCCTTTTAATGATACTTATTCTCTAACAGATGAATCATCGGACGCAATAAAATCCGTCTGCGGAATGGGAATTATGAACGGAACGGGCGAAAATCATTTTTCACCTTCAGAAACGCTTTCAAAGGAACAGGCGGCTGCAATCGCAATGCGGCTTATAAATTGCATTGCACATCACAGCGAAATCAACACGGAACTATCCTGTTATTTTAATTTAATGCAGATGTGGATTGAGGACAAAGATGGCAATGTGATTTTTATACTTCCGATGTACTGGGCAACATATGATTACCGCATTGATTACGGTTACAGCGGTTGGGATTTCTTTGAACACAACAAAAAGACTGTGATTGCCGTATTCGGCAGCGATGCACCGCAAACAGAAGCACATACGGAGTTTTACGAACTTCCGAGCGGAAATAAAATTCTTGAACTTCCGAGAAAGGCGGGATATTTTCTTGGCATTACAGAGGACGGAAAGTATATTATAACCTATGATATAACAAAACCCGCCGAGTTTGGATCGTGGGGTGAAACAGTCTATGGTGTTTACGACTTTAACGGTGCGGAAATACTTCCGCCGATTTATAGCCGGGATGAATTACATAAAGCCGGTTATATTGATTATGACAATAAATAA